A window of [Clostridium] innocuum genomic DNA:
TGCTCAATCCGTTCGATTGCAGAAATCAGGGCATTGCGAAAACCCAGACGCTCCAGCTCCGCAACTCCCTGAATCGTCGTTCCCTTCGGAGAGCTTACGCGATCCTTTAGCTGTCCCGGATGCTGTGGATGAACTAGTAGCTGCTTTGCAGTGCCAGTCATCATCTGCGCACAAAGCCGATAAGCAGCCTCACGCCCAAGCCCATATGCCACTGCGCCATCCCCCAGCGCTTCTATAAACATTGCCGCAAAGGCAGGACCGCAGCCTGCCACGGTTGCACCAATTGTCATTTGATCACTTTCCAGCTTTTCTATGAAGGCAATCGCGGAGAAAAGCTGTTCAACGGCCGCAGCCTCCTCTGCTTGAAGAGAATTCCTTTGTTCCCATAAAATGACACCTTCACAAACGGATACCGGCATATTGGGGATAATGCTCAAATGATGTGTATGTGGTGGAAGCAGTTGTTCATACGTTTCAAAGAACATACCGGCCGCAATAGAAACTACAGCTTTTCCCTGCAGGTGCTCTTTCACTGTGGAAATCGCCTCACTCATCTGCGCTGGCTTCACTGCGAGCAGGATGATGTCACATTGTCGTACCATATCAATTGCATGTTTGCATGCATGCATCCCACGTATTTCTGTATTTCTGCACAGCTTATCCCATTGCCTGGCACAGGCATACAGCTGCTCTCCTTTTACAATTCCACTCGCAAGCATTCCATCTGCCATGGCCTGTGCCATATTTCCAAATCCGATAAATCCTATGTTTTGTTTCAAATTCATCACCTCTGTATATCGTATGCAGAAAACGACAGCTGTGCACTGTCGTTTGGTAAATTCTGAATTTTATATCAGTTATTTCATCCACCGCTTCAGTGTTGGAAAATACTGCGTCATCATTTCCCGCGCTTTATCTTCACTCATCCCCGGATTTTCCTTAACCATGACAGGAACACAGAATTCAATCATTGCCTCCATTGTACAATCTGATGTAAATGCACCATGTTCATAACAGTATTTACAATAGTCCACAGACCTTGATCCGTCCTTTTCCGTTCCATATAACTCCTTTGTATCTCCCATTGGCATTCCACAGCACTGACAATATCTCTCTTCCATGATATGTCCTCCTTTATATGCCCACATGATATCACGAGAAATATGACAGCAGCCTGTCCTATTCCAAAAGAAATGACTCTATTTTTCTTTTTTCATATAGAAATTTGTCAACAGCTGTCCCTGACGCTCCACCTGCTGTGCATAAATCAGCCGATAGCCACGCTGCAGGAAAAAATTCCTTGCCGTTATCGATGCATGCACTGAAAGAGTAGGTGATGAGGTTTCCGTTTCCAGCAAATCGCAAAGCATCGTGGCGATTCCCTGCTTCTGATGCTGATGGTGAACATAGAGGTGATCCAGATAACCGGTTTCATCCATATCCGCAAATCCTACAATTTTCTGACTGCTTGTGGCAACAAGAGTGGTATGCGCCATCAGCGCACTTTTCATTCGCTTCTCCTTGACACCCAGCACCCATGCCGAAATCTGTTCAGTCGTATAATTCATGCTGTTAATATTTCTCACGGTATCATAAAACAGCCGCAGCACCTCTGCAAAATCTTTTTCTTGAAATGTGCGCAGCTTTACATGATTTCTGCTTTCCATACACCGACTCCTTTCTTATACCGGGCTGTATTGCACAGCTTCAGCCTCATTTCAAATCTGTTATCTAATATGCATCCTTTTTAATGATATCTATCGCATACATTCAAAAGCTTAGCAGATTCTAATAGAAAAGTACAGGAGCCGATGCAAGGAAAAAGCATTCAAATATATAAAGTGTCATGGAAAACATACCAATCAATAATTCTTATTTGAATGCATTATTTCCTGGACTGCCTTACATACTGCAATAGGAAAAACAGCAGTCCCATTCCTGCGATGATCAGGATATGATCCAGTGTATTGGTCGTATGTCCGCCATAGCTGTAGACAAGGCCAAACTGCTTTTTGAATGCAGTCAGATGCTCAGCCGGTATTGACTGAAAGGTTCTCGTTAAGACATCATCCATCATGATATTGCGAAACAACGCGGCACAATGACTCGGTGGAAACAGCGATATCACGGTTTGAAGCAGCTTGGGAAGTGCTCCTACCGGCACATAGATACCCATAAGAAATCCGGATAGTGTGCCGATAATGGTCGTGACATTGCTGAAGGATGTTGCACTTTTAAAAAATGACATGAAGAAAAAAAGCATTGACGTACAGGACAGGATAGACAGCATCATGCATGCAAGCACCTTTAACAGTGCGGACAGTGTCAGTAAGGAGCCTCCATAAGCAACGATATAAAGCTCTCCGATTATCAATGTTACAACGGATACCAGAAATGTTATACATATGGTAGAGAGGAGATAGGCGCCGGTGACCTTTCTTTGCGAAATGGGCGCAATATAAAAGTCATTGAGTATGGACCTGCTTTTATCCTCGATAATGATTCCAAGTACACTTAAAGAGGTTGTCAGCGAAACAATTCCCAGAGTTCCTGCCATGATCCAGGTATCACTCAGTTCTCTTGCCGTATCCGGGAAATCCTGCTTTAACGGCTGGATCATCATATCACCTAGAAAGCATACATACAGTCCCAGTACAACAAATACTGCCATAAAGGAAAAAAATACTGAGGTCTTATCCTTGAAAAACAGCAGCATATTCCGTTTTATTAAAGAAATCATATCTGTTCCTCCTGAAGCATTTGCAGATAAATTTCTTCAATATTACCGGGATGGTTTTCAAAGCGCTGAATATAGCGTTCGCAGAGGCGCAGGACAGACATCGTTTTCAGCATACCTCCCGTGTGTATGCAGAAAGCCTCGTTTTGCTCATGAAATGGTACATGGTGTCGGTTTAGTACTGCAATCAGCTGTGCTTTACTGTCCGGATAAAGCAGCAGCTGCTCTGCGGCATACTGTTTATGTACCTCCTTCATAGGCTTATCAAAGATGATGTTTCCCTGCTTGATAATACACAAATGATCAGCAATTTCAGCCTCTTCCATATAATGTGTGGTCATAAATACGGTCATATGACGTTCCTTATGCAATACGCTGATTGTGTCCCAGAGCTGCTTTCTCGCCTTAGGGTCAAGACCGGTGCTCGGTTCATCCAATATGAGTATTTCCGGTGCCGGAATCAGTGCTCTGGCTATATCGCAGCGTCTTCGCTGACCGCCGGAAAGGGTTCCTACCGGCTGATGCATAATATCGTGCAGATCACATATGTCACATAGCTTCTGTACACGCCGGCACGCCTGTTTATACGGCAGATGATAGAGGGCACTGCGCAGGATCAGATTCTGTTTGACTGACAGCAAATCATCAAGGACACTGTTCTGAAAGACGATGCCGATACCTGATCGGATACGTTCATCCTCCTGCCCCAAACGGAAGCCATTGATTATAACCGTCCCGCTGTCCTTTTTCAGCAAGGTGCTGAGAATGGAGATCGTTGTGGATTTTCCTGCGCCGTTTGGACCCAGAAAGGCAAAGATTTCCCCTTTATTCACCTGAAAGCTGATGTTTTTGACAACCGTTGTTCCCTGATAGGATTTACAGAGCTGCTCAACGCGGATACTTGTCTCCATGATATTCCCCCTTTACAAAATGCATGCTTCAGTGCAGTATATGCAAATCAAGAGGGAGATATTTCACAGAATACATGCTGTAACAGTGGTGTATTAAATTTCATTTATGATATAGGCTAGTAGGAAACTGGTTGTTTTCAAGTCATCTTATCCATCATATGAACAGACGTAAGGTTTTGCAGGAGAAGAAAAAACGGCCTAAGTCCTTTATGTAAGTAACATAAGCCATGTTTTCTCATAACGATTTTTTAAAGACAGTCTAGGGGTACATAAATATATGGTCTTCTGCCTTTTACCACATGGATTTGCAATTACATGCAGTTCTCCACATATTCAATGCCATGCTCTTGGCACCATGCAATCGCCAGATTTCTGTAATAATCTGCCTGAAAATCATACCATTGCTTAGTAATTCCCCTTCTGTTTACCATATCCTTGAATCTTCGAAACGCTCCACGTCCCTGTATGACTTGTTCCAGTTTATCAGCATCTTCACCTTTTAATGT
This region includes:
- the proC gene encoding pyrroline-5-carboxylate reductase: MNLKQNIGFIGFGNMAQAMADGMLASGIVKGEQLYACARQWDKLCRNTEIRGMHACKHAIDMVRQCDIILLAVKPAQMSEAISTVKEHLQGKAVVSIAAGMFFETYEQLLPPHTHHLSIIPNMPVSVCEGVILWEQRNSLQAEEAAAVEQLFSAIAFIEKLESDQMTIGATVAGCGPAFAAMFIEALGDGAVAYGLGREAAYRLCAQMMTGTAKQLLVHPQHPGQLKDRVSSPKGTTIQGVAELERLGFRNALISAIERIEQFRLK
- a CDS encoding ABC transporter ATP-binding protein; the protein is METSIRVEQLCKSYQGTTVVKNISFQVNKGEIFAFLGPNGAGKSTTISILSTLLKKDSGTVIINGFRLGQEDERIRSGIGIVFQNSVLDDLLSVKQNLILRSALYHLPYKQACRRVQKLCDICDLHDIMHQPVGTLSGGQRRRCDIARALIPAPEILILDEPSTGLDPKARKQLWDTISVLHKERHMTVFMTTHYMEEAEIADHLCIIKQGNIIFDKPMKEVHKQYAAEQLLLYPDSKAQLIAVLNRHHVPFHEQNEAFCIHTGGMLKTMSVLRLCERYIQRFENHPGNIEEIYLQMLQEEQI
- a CDS encoding GNAT family N-acetyltransferase, with the translated sequence MESRNHVKLRTFQEKDFAEVLRLFYDTVRNINSMNYTTEQISAWVLGVKEKRMKSALMAHTTLVATSSQKIVGFADMDETGYLDHLYVHHQHQKQGIATMLCDLLETETSSPTLSVHASITARNFFLQRGYRLIYAQQVERQGQLLTNFYMKKEK
- a CDS encoding transcriptional regulator, translated to MEERYCQCCGMPMGDTKELYGTEKDGSRSVDYCKYCYEHGAFTSDCTMEAMIEFCVPVMVKENPGMSEDKAREMMTQYFPTLKRWMK
- a CDS encoding ABC transporter permease → MISLIKRNMLLFFKDKTSVFFSFMAVFVVLGLYVCFLGDMMIQPLKQDFPDTARELSDTWIMAGTLGIVSLTTSLSVLGIIIEDKSRSILNDFYIAPISQRKVTGAYLLSTICITFLVSVVTLIIGELYIVAYGGSLLTLSALLKVLACMMLSILSCTSMLFFFMSFFKSATSFSNVTTIIGTLSGFLMGIYVPVGALPKLLQTVISLFPPSHCAALFRNIMMDDVLTRTFQSIPAEHLTAFKKQFGLVYSYGGHTTNTLDHILIIAGMGLLFFLLQYVRQSRK